The following nucleotide sequence is from Nitrospinota bacterium.
TTTTAGGCGTATGTCTCGGCCACCAGTGCATTAATGAGGTCTTTGGCGGCATTACGGTCAGGGATAAAAAGGTATTTCATGGCAAGGTCTCCGTTATTAATAATGACCAAAAACACATATACAGGGGCTTGCCAAAAAGATTATCGGTGGCGCGTTACCATTCCCTGGTGGCTGATGCGGCCAGGATATCAAAAGATATTGAGATCACCGCATGGACCGATGACGGCGTGGTTATGGGGATAAGGCACAAGAGCCGCCCAATAGAGGGCGTTCAGTTCCATCCGGAATCCTTCATGACGGAATATGGCAAAGAAATGCTGCAAAATTATTTTAGCATGAGTTGCACGGTGGCATAAGCCGATGATAAAACCGCAAATCATGTCCCTTGGCGCCAGTCCCGGGTTCCACGACATTGCGGAGTACTTCTCCGATAGACCCCACTTTATTTTCCTCGACAGCAGGATACAGGGGGAGATCAATGGAAAATACTCTTATATAGCCTTTGACCCCTTTCTTGTTTTCAGGTCAAAGGGGAACAAAGTCACCATCTATGGACGCGGCGGACAGGCCGAACACGAGACAGGTAATCCCTTCGATGTTTTAAGCGGATTATTGGCAAAATATAAAATTGACCCGTCCTTCGGCAAAGAAACTTCGAACTTCCTCGGCGGCGCCATTGGTTATTTTGCGTATGAGCTGGGCGGGCAAATAGAAAAACTGCCGGAGCGTAAAAAAGGTGAGCCGCCGGTTCCGGAATGTTATGTCTGCTTTTATGACACCGTGTTTATATATGACGGCGGCAAAAACAAAATATCATTGTCCCATTGCGCTTTTGAAGAAAACGCGCCTCCGGCGTCCGCGGTGGAACGCTTGCTCGATGAGGTTGCAGCCATTCCCGCCGGGATATATGAGTCCAGCATGCAACATTCAGCTGAAAACAACGGGCCTGCCGCTGGCGAAGTTACAAGCGATTTTACCAAGGATGAATACATGCGCGCGATAAACCGGGTGAAAGAGTACATCCTGGCGGGCGACGTATATCAGGTCAACCTGACGCAAAGGTTTAAGTTCAGCGTTGGAAGCAAAGGCAACTGGTGGATATACAAAATGCTTATGCGGGTAAATCCGGCGCCGTTCGCGTGTTATTTAAATTTTGAGGACGTCTGCGTCGCTTCATCTTCGCCGGAAAGGTTTTTTAAGGTTGTGGATGGCGAGGTTGAAACCCGGCCGATTAAGGGCACCATTGGGAGAGGAGCGGATCCAAGCGAAGACGCGCAAAATATGGAGACCCTTAAAAACTGCCAGAAGAACCGGGCGGAATTGGCAATGATCGTGGACTTGCTGCGGAATGACCTCGGGCGTGTATGCAAGCCGGGTACGGTAAAAGTCAAGGCTTTCCCGGAACTGGAGACCTACGCCTCCGTGCATCATCTTGTGGCGACCATAACGGGCGAGCTGTTGGAAGGCAAAAGCCCGGTAGACCTGTTAAGGGCGACGTTCCCCGGGGGATCGATTACCGGAGCGCCAAAAATAAGGGCGATGGAAATCATAGACGAACTGGAGCCGGTCGCCAGGGGCGTTTACACCGGCAGTATAGGTTACCTCGGCTTTAATGGAAACGCGGACCTGAATATTGTGATACGGACGATTATCATCACAGGTCAAACGGGATACATCCAGGCCGGTGGAGGAATTGTTGCGGACTCCACGGCCGAGGACGAATATCACGAATCAATTCTAAAGGCAAAAAACCTTTTCAAGGCGCTTGCGGGGGGATAGCCGCTGGAAAAAATCATTAATCCAGCGAGTAGTATAATAATGCCGAATTGATAAAGTGCGCAGTATAATAATGCCAAGTTGATAAGTGGAGTGATTGTCCGGTTATAAACGGGAAATATTTTATGAAAAATGAGGGACATATCATGGGAATGACTCAGCAGGAAAAGGAGATATGGGAAGTAGTCCAATCGCTTAACCGCACTTGGACCAAGGAGGGGAACCCCGATGCGCTTAAGGGCTATTTTCACAAGAATATGGTGGCTATAACCCCCACAGACCGTTTTTGCCTTGAGGGTGGAGATGTTTGCGTGGCGTCGTGGAAGACATTTGCCGAGAGCGCGAAAATCCATAGATGGGAGGAACTGCGGCCAAACATACAAATTTATGGAAACGGAAAGTTCGCCATAGTCACTTATTATTTTGACATGGCGTTTGAGATGGGTGGTCAAGAAGTGGAAATGGGCGGGCGCGATATGTTCGTGCTTTCCAATGAAGACGGTAAATGGTGGGTGGTCGCGGATAATTTTTCAGCGTACCCTGTTAGCGGAGCGGGCGCTTAATTGGACGATACGGGAGGCTTTCAAGGTTTTTCGAGGGAAACCAGCCGCTTCCTTCATGACCTTAAGCGAAACAACAACAAGGGTTGGTTCGAGTCAAACAAGGCGCGCTATCAGGATGTCCTTATAAAGCCGCTTACTGAATTGGCGTCGGATTTGGCGCCATTTATGCTCTCCATAGATTCGCACATGGAGGTAACTCCAGCGGTGAACAAAACAATATCCAGAATCTACCGGGATACAAGATTTTCGCGGGACAAGTCTCCCTATAAGACCACGATGTGGATTACCTATAAAAGGCCGCGCAAGAATTGGGTTAGCGCGCCCGCGTATTTTTTTGAGATATCGGAGGAATCCTACCGTTACGGCATGGGGTTTTACAGCGCGGAAAAAGGCACCATGGACGGGCTAAGGTGGGCAATCAACGATGACCCGGCAGGTTTTTTAAAGGCAACCGCATTTTACTCCAAGCAGAATGCCTTTGCCGTGGAAGGGGAGAAATACAAGAGGTTGTTAAGTGAAACCATTCCCCCGGAACTATTGGATTGGTACCAGAGAAAGAATCTTTATCTCGTCTGCAACAGGAAAATGGAAGGAAGTATTTTTAGCCGGAAACTGGTGGCGGATCTGAAGGGCGGGTTCAGCCTGCTTGGCCCTTTTTACCACTATTTAAGGAAAGTCACTGAAGAGGTGGAATGAGCCGCCGGACACGATAAAAAACATCCAGCCGTGCCGCGATGGGAAATGCAATTTCGCTGGGTTCCAGGATGATCTCCCGGCGACGCTTTATGCGCACCGGGAGCCGCGGGGAAAAATCAGCAGCTGGAGCTGCCGCCGCAGCCGCAGCCTCCACCGCCGCCATGACCGTGTCCGCCGCTGGGGGCGTTCGGATTGCGGAAAACGAAGGACGCGCCCTGCTGGTCGTCCACATAGTCCAGTTCAAGGCCTTTAATATTTTTGATGGTCTTCGGATCGATGATCACGGGGATGCCGTTGCAGGTGAATTCCGTATCTTCATCCCCCTTTTCGTCGAAGCCGAGGCCGTATTCGAAACCGGAGCAGCCGCCGCCGACCACGGCGATCCTGAGCGGAAGCCCTTCGCACTTGGCGACAATCTGTGATTTCTT
It contains:
- a CDS encoding iron-sulfur cluster assembly accessory protein, which produces MVNVTASAAEQIKKSQIVAKCEGLPLRIAVVGGGCSGFEYGLGFDEKGDEDTEFTCNGIPVIIDPKTIKNIKGLELDYVDDQQGASFVFRNPNAPSGGHGHGGGGGCGCGGSSSC
- a CDS encoding DUF2461 domain-containing protein; this translates as MDDTGGFQGFSRETSRFLHDLKRNNNKGWFESNKARYQDVLIKPLTELASDLAPFMLSIDSHMEVTPAVNKTISRIYRDTRFSRDKSPYKTTMWITYKRPRKNWVSAPAYFFEISEESYRYGMGFYSAEKGTMDGLRWAINDDPAGFLKATAFYSKQNAFAVEGEKYKRLLSETIPPELLDWYQRKNLYLVCNRKMEGSIFSRKLVADLKGGFSLLGPFYHYLRKVTEEVE
- a CDS encoding nuclear transport factor 2 family protein, producing MKNEGHIMGMTQQEKEIWEVVQSLNRTWTKEGNPDALKGYFHKNMVAITPTDRFCLEGGDVCVASWKTFAESAKIHRWEELRPNIQIYGNGKFAIVTYYFDMAFEMGGQEVEMGGRDMFVLSNEDGKWWVVADNFSAYPVSGAGA
- the pabB gene encoding aminodeoxychorismate synthase component I, whose amino-acid sequence is MIKPQIMSLGASPGFHDIAEYFSDRPHFIFLDSRIQGEINGKYSYIAFDPFLVFRSKGNKVTIYGRGGQAEHETGNPFDVLSGLLAKYKIDPSFGKETSNFLGGAIGYFAYELGGQIEKLPERKKGEPPVPECYVCFYDTVFIYDGGKNKISLSHCAFEENAPPASAVERLLDEVAAIPAGIYESSMQHSAENNGPAAGEVTSDFTKDEYMRAINRVKEYILAGDVYQVNLTQRFKFSVGSKGNWWIYKMLMRVNPAPFACYLNFEDVCVASSSPERFFKVVDGEVETRPIKGTIGRGADPSEDAQNMETLKNCQKNRAELAMIVDLLRNDLGRVCKPGTVKVKAFPELETYASVHHLVATITGELLEGKSPVDLLRATFPGGSITGAPKIRAMEIIDELEPVARGVYTGSIGYLGFNGNADLNIVIRTIIITGQTGYIQAGGGIVADSTAEDEYHESILKAKNLFKALAGG
- a CDS encoding aminodeoxychorismate/anthranilate synthase component II encodes the protein MAIIIDNYDSFTYNLYQYIMEMVSEVKVFRNDNITIRDIEDMEPKYIVISPGPKEPKDAGMSKKIIERFGEEVNILGVCLGHQCINEVFGGITVRDKKVFHGKVSVINNDQKHIYRGLPKRLSVARYHSLVADAARISKDIEITAWTDDGVVMGIRHKSRPIEGVQFHPESFMTEYGKEMLQNYFSMSCTVA